Proteins encoded in a region of the Frondihabitans sp. 762G35 genome:
- the nadB gene encoding L-aspartate oxidase: protein MTRILVAGSGLAGLTTALRAEALGHDVTLVAKGGLDDSNSRWAQGGIAAAVFSDDAPALHAADTLSAGAGLSAAEAVDVLCTEGPDRIADLVRWGVAFDRDGDDWARGLEAAHGRARVLHAGGDATGLAIVSALIERLRESRVTVLEHAFVADLLVVEGRVPRVTGVELLLDGIRREVEADAVVLATGGAGQLYAHTTNPAGATGDGLAAAWRAGARVDDVEFYQFHPTALALPGSFLVSEAVRGEGAVLLDAGGRRFMAGVDRRAELAPRDVVARGIAAMMRGQAGHPALLDATGIGADRLVSRFPTITAATRAAGLDWTREPIPVTPAAHYFMGGVSTDLFGRSSLDGLYAVGEVASTGVHGANRLASNSLLEAAVFGWRAVEAISVDAPQGVSGGAVVPRDASSGAVLSRDGLQRLLWESAGVERSGDPLRQAQEVLARASVDARISCVADEASDTGSAAATRGALETANLLDVGRLVVRAALAREESRGAHFRSDFPHPSDDHAHSLEWAREVPQHAH from the coding sequence GTGACGCGCATCCTCGTCGCCGGATCCGGCCTGGCCGGCCTCACGACGGCGCTCCGGGCCGAGGCTCTCGGCCACGACGTCACCCTCGTGGCCAAGGGCGGTCTCGACGACAGCAACTCGCGCTGGGCGCAGGGCGGCATCGCCGCGGCCGTGTTCAGCGACGACGCACCGGCTCTGCACGCCGCCGACACGCTGTCGGCCGGCGCCGGACTCTCGGCGGCCGAGGCCGTCGACGTCCTCTGCACGGAGGGTCCCGATCGCATCGCCGACCTCGTCCGCTGGGGCGTCGCCTTCGACCGCGACGGCGACGACTGGGCTCGCGGCCTCGAGGCCGCGCACGGTCGGGCGCGCGTGCTGCACGCGGGCGGCGACGCCACCGGACTCGCGATCGTCAGCGCCCTGATCGAGCGGCTCCGGGAGTCGCGGGTCACGGTCCTCGAGCACGCCTTCGTCGCCGACCTCCTCGTCGTCGAGGGGCGCGTGCCCCGCGTGACGGGCGTGGAGCTCCTGCTCGACGGCATCCGCCGCGAGGTGGAGGCCGACGCGGTCGTCCTGGCGACGGGGGGCGCGGGTCAGCTCTACGCGCACACGACCAACCCCGCCGGCGCGACCGGCGACGGCCTGGCCGCCGCCTGGCGGGCGGGCGCACGGGTCGACGACGTGGAGTTCTACCAGTTCCACCCGACGGCCCTCGCGCTGCCCGGGAGCTTCCTGGTCTCGGAGGCGGTGCGGGGCGAGGGCGCGGTGCTCCTCGACGCCGGCGGGCGACGGTTCATGGCGGGCGTGGACCGGCGCGCGGAACTCGCTCCGCGCGACGTCGTGGCGCGCGGGATCGCCGCGATGATGCGGGGGCAGGCCGGGCATCCTGCGCTGCTCGATGCGACCGGGATCGGCGCCGACCGTCTGGTGTCGCGGTTCCCCACGATCACCGCGGCCACGCGGGCGGCGGGCCTCGACTGGACCCGCGAGCCGATCCCGGTCACGCCGGCGGCGCACTACTTCATGGGCGGCGTCTCCACCGACCTCTTCGGGCGGTCGAGCCTCGACGGGCTCTATGCCGTCGGAGAGGTCGCGTCGACCGGGGTGCACGGCGCGAACCGGCTGGCCTCCAACTCGCTGCTCGAGGCGGCCGTCTTCGGGTGGCGCGCCGTCGAGGCGATCTCCGTGGACGCGCCACAGGGCGTGTCGGGTGGTGCCGTCGTGCCGCGAGATGCCTCGAGCGGGGCGGTCCTGTCGCGCGACGGGCTGCAGCGGCTCCTCTGGGAGTCGGCCGGCGTCGAGAGATCAGGCGATCCGCTGCGGCAGGCGCAGGAGGTGCTGGCCAGGGCGTCGGTCGACGCGCGGATCTCCTGCGTTGCCGACGAGGCATCCGACACGGGCTCCGCTGCCGCCACCCGCGGCGCCCTCGAGACGGCCAACCTCCTCGACGTGGGCCGCCTCGTCGTCCGCGCGGCGC
- the nadA gene encoding quinolinate synthase NadA gives MTSVDTTIRRITNGEAPGEVCTTDLREEPWAFDTGVPSYGPGSSMFDVVPAGSPLQGEIPATYREASADELHERILRAKAVLGDRVLMLGHFYQRDEVVQYADYVGDSFQLAVKAKASPEAEAIVFCGVHFMAETADLLSTPEQAVILPNLAAGCSMADMADIDSVEAAWEQLEGLYGDLEAQDADGRVPVIPVTYMNSSAALKGFCGRHGGIVCTSSNAETVLAWAFERGRRVLFFPDQHLGRNTAKAMGVPLDRMPLWNPRRPLGGSTPEELDDARVILWHGFCSVHKRFTVAQIEAARREHPGVHVVVHPECPLPVVDAADSYGSTDFIVKAIEAAPAGSTFAIGTEINLVQRLAQQYPQHTIFCLDSVVCPCSTMYRIHPGYIAWALEALVGTADRPSEVLNRITVAGDVAEPARVALERMLAAKPGHVVSV, from the coding sequence ATGACCTCCGTCGACACCACCATCCGTCGCATCACGAACGGCGAGGCGCCCGGGGAGGTGTGCACGACCGATCTCCGCGAGGAGCCCTGGGCCTTCGACACCGGCGTCCCGTCCTACGGCCCCGGCTCGTCGATGTTCGACGTCGTCCCCGCCGGGTCGCCGCTCCAAGGTGAGATCCCTGCGACGTACCGCGAGGCGTCCGCCGACGAGCTGCACGAGCGCATCCTGCGGGCCAAGGCCGTCCTGGGCGACCGCGTGCTGATGCTCGGGCACTTCTACCAGCGCGACGAGGTCGTGCAGTACGCCGACTACGTGGGCGACTCGTTCCAGCTCGCCGTCAAGGCGAAGGCGTCGCCCGAGGCCGAGGCGATCGTCTTCTGCGGCGTGCACTTCATGGCGGAGACGGCCGACCTGCTCTCGACGCCGGAGCAGGCCGTCATCCTGCCGAATCTCGCCGCGGGCTGCTCGATGGCCGACATGGCCGACATCGACAGCGTCGAGGCCGCGTGGGAGCAGCTCGAGGGTCTCTACGGAGATCTCGAGGCGCAGGATGCCGACGGCCGGGTCCCGGTGATCCCGGTCACCTACATGAACTCCTCCGCCGCGCTCAAGGGCTTCTGCGGTCGTCACGGCGGCATCGTCTGCACCTCGTCCAACGCCGAGACCGTCCTCGCCTGGGCGTTCGAGCGCGGGCGCCGCGTGCTCTTCTTCCCGGATCAGCACCTCGGCCGCAACACTGCCAAGGCGATGGGCGTGCCCCTCGACCGGATGCCGCTCTGGAACCCCCGCCGGCCCCTCGGCGGCTCCACGCCCGAGGAGCTCGACGACGCGCGCGTGATCCTCTGGCACGGCTTCTGCTCGGTGCACAAGCGCTTCACGGTCGCGCAGATCGAGGCCGCGCGGCGCGAGCACCCCGGCGTGCACGTCGTCGTCCACCCCGAGTGCCCCCTGCCCGTCGTCGACGCGGCCGACTCCTACGGCTCGACCGACTTCATCGTGAAGGCGATCGAGGCGGCGCCCGCGGGGTCCACCTTCGCCATCGGGACCGAGATCAACCTCGTGCAGCGGCTCGCGCAGCAGTATCCGCAGCACACGATCTTCTGCCTCGACTCGGTCGTGTGCCCCTGCTCGACGATGTACCGCATCCACCCCGGCTACATCGCCTGGGCCCTCGAGGCTCTCGTCGGCACGGCCGACCGACCCTCCGAGGTCCTCAACCGGATCACCGTCGCCGGCGACGTCGCCGAGCCCGCCCGGGTAGCGCTGGAGCGCATGCTCGCGGCGAAGCCCGGCCACGTGGTCTCGGTCTGA
- a CDS encoding NUDIX hydrolase, with amino-acid sequence MAPPDRAPDETASPALAVSTVIFSLMPSDTTGRTALHIPLVRRIREPYLGLWALPGGPLGLDEDLSDAARRHLFATTALSPTYLEQLYAFGARGRSLAERVVSIVYWALVARPTAGAASPAAGLVTGDPNVCWFDADHLPALAFDHAAIVEYALWRLRTKMEYSRIAHAFIGETFTLTQLREVYEAVLSRELDPANFRRTVEASDAVVPTGEFLTGTPHRPPRLYRYDTRRDLADPSPLASETFLALPTSTSAERLA; translated from the coding sequence ATGGCTCCCCCCGATCGCGCACCCGACGAGACCGCGTCTCCTGCGCTCGCCGTCTCCACGGTGATCTTCTCGCTGATGCCCTCCGACACGACCGGGCGCACCGCGCTGCACATCCCCCTGGTCCGCCGGATCCGGGAGCCCTACCTCGGTCTGTGGGCGCTGCCGGGCGGCCCCCTCGGCCTCGACGAAGACCTCTCCGACGCCGCCCGACGCCACCTCTTCGCGACGACGGCCCTCTCGCCGACCTACCTCGAGCAGCTCTACGCGTTCGGGGCGCGGGGCCGCTCCCTGGCCGAGCGCGTCGTCTCGATCGTCTACTGGGCGCTGGTGGCGCGACCGACCGCAGGAGCCGCGTCCCCCGCAGCGGGCCTCGTCACCGGCGACCCGAACGTCTGCTGGTTCGACGCCGACCACCTCCCGGCCCTCGCCTTCGACCACGCGGCCATCGTCGAGTACGCGCTCTGGCGGCTCCGCACGAAGATGGAGTACAGCCGCATCGCCCACGCCTTCATCGGCGAGACCTTCACGCTGACGCAGCTCCGCGAGGTCTACGAGGCCGTGCTCTCGCGGGAGCTCGACCCGGCGAACTTCCGGCGCACGGTGGAGGCCTCCGATGCCGTCGTGCCGACGGGCGAGTTCCTCACCGGGACACCGCATCGGCCGCCGCGCCTCTACCGCTACGACACCCGGCGCGATCTCGCCGACCCGAGCCCCCTCGCGTCGGAGACGTTCCTCGCCCTCCCCACCTCGACTTCAGCAGAACGGCTCGCATGA
- a CDS encoding SDR family oxidoreductase, whose protein sequence is MYTVPDQTGRRFVVTGSNSGTGREFAKRVAAAGGEVVLAVRTPEKGEEAKREILDASPEARVEVRRIDLADLASVREFAEGIRRDDRPLDVLVNNAGVMAPPKRMTTKDGFELQFGGNHLGHFALTELLLPVLLRAEEPVVATMSSAVASVGRIHFADLQRRRGYVPMLAYAQSKLANLLMSQHLARVAADRGWNLTSTAAHPGFTRTNLQSAGANLGRTTPRKGTFSEPRLIPTQDVSQGAEPLLYAGTSPRAVSGAYYGPSGALALVGPAETVSLPRSAHGVDLAASLWAVSEALTGTRLPE, encoded by the coding sequence ATGTACACCGTCCCCGACCAGACCGGCCGTCGCTTCGTCGTCACCGGCTCCAACAGCGGCACCGGCCGTGAGTTCGCGAAGCGCGTCGCGGCGGCGGGCGGCGAGGTCGTCCTCGCCGTCCGGACCCCCGAGAAGGGCGAGGAGGCGAAGCGCGAGATCCTCGACGCGAGCCCGGAGGCGCGGGTCGAGGTGCGGCGGATCGACCTGGCCGACCTGGCGTCCGTGCGGGAGTTCGCCGAGGGCATCCGGCGCGACGACCGCCCGCTCGACGTGCTCGTCAACAACGCCGGCGTCATGGCCCCGCCCAAGCGGATGACCACGAAGGACGGCTTCGAACTGCAGTTCGGCGGCAACCACCTCGGCCACTTCGCCCTGACCGAGCTGCTGCTGCCGGTGCTCCTCCGGGCCGAGGAGCCGGTCGTCGCAACGATGTCGAGCGCCGTGGCCAGCGTCGGCCGGATCCACTTCGCCGACCTCCAGCGGCGGCGCGGCTACGTCCCCATGCTCGCCTACGCGCAGTCGAAGCTGGCGAACCTGCTGATGTCGCAGCACCTCGCCCGCGTCGCCGCCGACCGCGGCTGGAACCTCACGAGCACCGCCGCCCACCCCGGCTTCACACGCACCAACCTGCAGTCGGCCGGCGCCAACCTCGGCCGGACGACGCCCCGGAAGGGCACGTTCTCCGAACCACGGCTCATCCCCACCCAGGACGTCAGCCAGGGCGCCGAACCGCTGCTCTACGCCGGGACGAGCCCCCGAGCCGTGTCGGGCGCCTACTACGGGCCGAGCGGGGCGCTCGCGCTCGTCGGTCCGGCGGAGACGGTCAGCCTGCCGAGGTCGGCCCACGGCGTCGACCTCGCGGCGTCGCTCTGGGCCGTCTCGGAGGCACTGACGGGCACGCGCCTCCCGGAGTGA
- a CDS encoding alpha/beta hydrolase, which produces MSLSLRVTRELLRLRPSSTRSVDSLRKAIRSRGDAAPIPRALHRVARVRETLVNEQRVVHLEPLSGAAGSHLIYTHGGCYTFPLLGAHWGLLASLVARAGVSVTVPLYGLAPEHTVDEAYELLDRVYREAIVAHGGPVFLGGDSAGGGLALGQAQRYRDAGKVAPAGILLISPWVDATMANPDIGPLERRDRMLGRAGLVEAGRLWAGPRDTRDPLVSPLLGDLSGLPPVHVYQGDHDLFLADAKRLARGIHDAGGQVELRITRGGFHDFPAAPWLPEARRAVGRMAEVLQG; this is translated from the coding sequence ATGTCCCTGTCGCTCCGCGTGACGCGGGAGCTCCTCCGCCTGCGCCCCTCCTCGACCCGCTCGGTCGACTCCCTCCGGAAGGCGATCCGGTCGCGGGGCGACGCCGCCCCCATCCCGCGAGCGCTCCACCGGGTCGCCCGGGTGCGCGAGACGCTCGTCAACGAGCAGAGGGTCGTCCACCTCGAGCCCCTCTCCGGCGCGGCGGGCTCGCACCTCATCTACACGCACGGGGGCTGCTACACGTTCCCCCTCCTCGGCGCGCACTGGGGCCTGCTCGCCTCGCTCGTCGCCCGGGCCGGCGTGAGCGTCACGGTGCCGCTCTACGGCCTCGCCCCGGAGCACACCGTCGACGAGGCGTACGAGCTCCTCGACCGGGTCTACCGCGAGGCCATCGTGGCGCACGGCGGGCCCGTGTTCCTCGGCGGCGACTCGGCGGGCGGTGGCCTCGCGCTGGGCCAGGCGCAGCGCTACCGCGACGCCGGCAAGGTGGCGCCCGCGGGCATCCTGCTGATCTCGCCCTGGGTGGACGCGACGATGGCCAACCCCGACATCGGCCCCCTGGAACGCCGCGACCGGATGCTGGGGCGGGCCGGGCTCGTGGAGGCGGGACGCCTCTGGGCCGGCCCCCGCGACACCCGCGACCCGCTCGTCAGCCCGCTGCTCGGCGACCTCTCGGGGCTGCCACCCGTGCACGTGTACCAGGGCGACCACGACCTCTTCCTCGCCGACGCCAAGCGGCTGGCCCGCGGGATCCACGACGCCGGAGGCCAGGTCGAGCTGCGGATCACGCGCGGCGGCTTCCACGACTTCCCCGCCGCACCGTGGCTGCCCGAGGCGCGCCGGGCCGTCGGGCGCATGGCGGAGGTGCTGCAGGGCTGA
- a CDS encoding shikimate dehydrogenase family protein — MPRLAVLGSPIEHSLSPVLQNTAFRLLGVPFEYGRVEVRAGGLPDFLRSLGDDWVGLSLTMPLKREVIPLLDEASPLVTSLGVANTVVIAGATGPASPRHLTGFNTDVDGITRAVLARSDVRHREATIVGGGATAVSALAAARELGVEHVTVHLRDPSKAGSLAALAERLGVVLATAPLSDLGGSGPVGFVLSTLPGGAEVPAVHPAGPDSVLLDVAYDPWPSPLARAWEERGGIAVSGLDMLVEQAIGQVRLFTGRAQDAPLPDEDPLRVALREAVGLPGRV; from the coding sequence GTGCCTCGCCTCGCCGTTCTCGGCTCCCCCATCGAGCACTCCCTCTCGCCGGTGCTGCAGAACACCGCCTTCCGCCTCCTCGGCGTGCCGTTCGAGTACGGCCGGGTCGAGGTCCGCGCCGGTGGGCTGCCCGATTTCCTCCGCTCCCTCGGCGACGACTGGGTCGGCCTCAGTCTCACCATGCCGCTGAAGCGCGAGGTGATCCCCCTGCTCGACGAGGCGTCGCCGCTCGTGACGAGTCTCGGGGTCGCCAACACGGTCGTGATCGCAGGAGCCACGGGCCCGGCCTCCCCCCGCCACCTCACCGGGTTCAACACCGACGTCGACGGCATCACCCGCGCCGTGCTCGCGCGGAGCGACGTCCGCCACCGCGAGGCGACGATCGTCGGCGGGGGTGCGACGGCCGTCTCGGCCCTCGCCGCCGCCCGCGAGCTCGGCGTCGAGCACGTCACGGTCCACCTCCGCGACCCGTCCAAGGCCGGCTCCCTCGCGGCTCTGGCCGAGCGACTCGGGGTGGTGCTCGCCACGGCGCCGCTCTCCGACCTGGGCGGGAGCGGGCCCGTCGGCTTCGTGCTGTCGACGCTCCCGGGCGGGGCGGAGGTCCCCGCCGTGCATCCTGCGGGCCCCGACTCGGTGCTGCTCGACGTGGCCTACGACCCCTGGCCGAGCCCCCTCGCGCGAGCCTGGGAAGAGCGCGGCGGCATCGCCGTCAGCGGCCTCGACATGCTCGTGGAGCAGGCCATCGGGCAGGTCCGGCTCTTCACCGGGCGCGCGCAGGATGCCCCGCTCCCCGACGAAGACCCCCTCCGCGTCGCCCTGCGCGAGGCCGTGGGCCTGCCGGGGCGGGTGTGA
- the aroD gene encoding type I 3-dehydroquinate dehydratase has protein sequence MTSPLASVRLRGTELGPGRPRICVPLVASTPDALRDAVAALPTGDVDLVELRADHLDCFTDDRGVDDEVLEAVLRAVETVRSTLDEGVPLLFTFRSAPEGGQRDIEAGDYELLLASACASGRIDAVDIEMFTELAQLERIVNSAHSQGVAVVMSSHDFERTPTREQIVARLRLQQDLGADVVKIAVMPRSAADVLTLLAATEEYARVPGARPAVTMAMGALGVTSRLTGETFGSCLTFGSSGAASAPGQVEVGELRIVLDLIHAAQTG, from the coding sequence GTGACTTCCCCGCTCGCGTCCGTGCGCCTCCGCGGCACCGAGCTCGGCCCCGGTCGCCCCCGGATCTGCGTGCCTCTCGTGGCCTCGACGCCCGACGCGCTGCGCGACGCCGTGGCCGCCCTGCCGACGGGCGACGTCGACCTCGTCGAACTGCGGGCCGACCACCTCGACTGCTTCACCGACGACCGGGGAGTCGACGACGAGGTTCTAGAGGCCGTCCTCCGGGCCGTGGAGACCGTCCGGTCCACGCTCGACGAGGGTGTGCCGCTCCTGTTCACGTTCCGCTCGGCACCCGAGGGCGGGCAGCGCGACATCGAGGCGGGCGACTACGAGCTCCTGCTGGCCTCCGCCTGCGCCTCCGGGCGGATCGACGCGGTCGACATCGAGATGTTCACCGAGCTGGCGCAGCTCGAACGGATCGTCAACTCCGCGCACTCGCAGGGCGTCGCCGTGGTGATGTCGTCGCACGACTTCGAGCGGACCCCCACCCGCGAGCAGATCGTGGCGCGGCTTCGACTCCAGCAGGATCTCGGGGCCGACGTCGTCAAGATCGCCGTCATGCCCCGGAGCGCCGCCGACGTGCTGACGCTGCTGGCCGCCACCGAGGAGTACGCGCGCGTCCCAGGCGCCCGGCCCGCCGTGACGATGGCGATGGGCGCGCTGGGCGTGACGAGCCGGCTGACCGGGGAGACGTTCGGATCCTGCCTGACCTTCGGATCGTCCGGAGCCGCCAGCGCACCCGGGCAGGTCGAGGTGGGCGAGCTGCGGATCGTGCTCGACCTGATCCACGCGGCGCAGACGGGCTGA
- a CDS encoding ArsR/SmtB family transcription factor, translating into MREDTKTLDLDDTDEMSVELAVEVFSMLADATRVRLVMALGDGESSVNDLALRVAKSPTAVSQHLAKLRMARMVSTRQHGNRVFYRLVNDHASKLVQDAIHQAEHSVGGAIRHHHEES; encoded by the coding sequence ATGCGCGAAGATACGAAGACGCTCGATCTCGACGACACCGACGAGATGTCCGTCGAGCTGGCCGTCGAGGTCTTCTCGATGCTCGCCGACGCGACGCGCGTGCGCCTCGTCATGGCTCTGGGCGACGGGGAGTCGTCGGTGAACGACCTCGCGCTCCGCGTCGCCAAGTCGCCCACGGCCGTCTCGCAGCACCTCGCCAAGCTCCGCATGGCGCGCATGGTGTCGACCCGGCAGCACGGCAACCGCGTCTTCTACCGGCTCGTCAACGACCACGCGTCGAAACTCGTGCAGGATGCGATCCACCAGGCCGAGCACAGCGTCGGCGGCGCGATCCGGCACCACCACGAGGAGTCCTGA
- a CDS encoding cation diffusion facilitator family transporter, which yields MAHDHAPEGGSRTRLAIALGITSLILIAEVIGAVVTDSLALLVDAGHMLTDAGGLTAALVAASLMTRPATASRTWGYRRAEVLAALGQATVLLAVGIYAFVEGVQRLFEPPAVASGSLLVFGIIGLVGNIASIAVLTTHRSANLNMRAAFLEVVNDALGSVAVIVAAVVIALTGWLQADAVVGMLIAVLIVPRTVALLRETTSVLLESTPKGLDLDSVRVHLLELPHVRGVHDLHASQIATGLPIISAHVVVTQGCFEDGHAPRILDDLQACVASHFSVALEHSTFQLEPETHAAHEHAGHV from the coding sequence ATGGCCCACGACCACGCGCCCGAGGGCGGCTCGCGCACGCGGCTGGCCATCGCTCTGGGGATCACGTCGCTCATCCTGATCGCCGAGGTGATCGGAGCCGTCGTCACCGACAGCCTCGCCCTCCTCGTCGACGCCGGCCACATGCTGACCGACGCCGGCGGGCTCACCGCGGCGCTCGTGGCGGCCTCCCTGATGACCCGACCCGCCACCGCCTCCCGCACCTGGGGCTACCGCCGAGCCGAGGTGCTGGCCGCGCTCGGACAGGCGACCGTGCTCCTCGCCGTCGGGATCTACGCGTTCGTCGAAGGTGTCCAGCGGCTCTTCGAACCCCCGGCCGTGGCCTCCGGCTCGCTGCTCGTCTTCGGCATCATCGGCCTCGTGGGGAACATCGCGTCGATCGCGGTCCTGACCACCCACCGGTCGGCGAACCTGAACATGCGGGCGGCGTTCCTCGAGGTCGTCAACGACGCGCTCGGATCGGTCGCCGTGATCGTCGCCGCCGTGGTCATCGCCCTCACAGGGTGGCTGCAGGCGGACGCCGTCGTCGGCATGCTCATCGCCGTCCTGATCGTGCCGCGGACCGTCGCGCTCCTCCGGGAGACGACCAGCGTCCTCCTCGAGTCCACGCCGAAGGGCCTCGACCTCGACAGCGTGCGCGTGCACCTGCTGGAACTCCCGCACGTGCGCGGCGTGCACGACCTCCACGCGTCGCAGATCGCGACCGGCCTGCCCATCATCTCGGCGCACGTCGTCGTCACGCAGGGGTGCTTCGAGGACGGGCACGCGCCGCGGATCCTGGACGACCTCCAGGCGTGCGTCGCGTCACACTTCTCGGTGGCGCTCGAGCACTCGACGTTCCAGCTGGAGCCGGAGACGCACGCCGCGCACGAGCACGCGGGGCACGTGTAG
- a CDS encoding glycyl-tRNA synthetase has translation MTEAGGVLHKRDLVALGARDRDLTRAVREREVQRPRRGWYATFDPRDPRFVAIAVGGRLTGHSALAVLGGWIWSAPTSIRVSVPGNASRLRRRPGATVVFDRDEVSNRGSLAMVDPRDALLRAVLESPFEEAVALWDWALTGGAFRAVELAEVYEMLPQDARGIVTWADERSQSILESIARVRLLQLGHEVTSQEPVGQNQSIDLVIDGRVALELDGRAFHGESFESDRQKDLTIAIDRRWVFRVSYDMVRRHWRRVVTALQTALGLHVGRVRRARDRPVPSGVPRPVTTSRSARLWVCRDRTSRTRPRTSERRRVSGITRAV, from the coding sequence GTGACAGAGGCGGGCGGTGTCCTGCACAAGCGAGACCTCGTGGCGCTCGGAGCGCGCGACCGCGACCTCACACGGGCGGTTCGCGAGCGCGAGGTGCAACGACCCAGGCGGGGGTGGTACGCCACGTTCGACCCGCGCGATCCACGATTCGTGGCGATCGCGGTCGGCGGCCGCCTGACGGGGCACTCGGCGCTCGCCGTCCTCGGCGGCTGGATCTGGTCGGCGCCCACGTCCATTCGCGTGTCGGTTCCGGGGAATGCCTCGCGGCTGCGGCGGCGGCCGGGTGCGACCGTCGTCTTCGACCGCGACGAGGTGTCGAACCGCGGTTCGCTCGCGATGGTCGATCCCCGCGACGCCCTGCTCAGGGCCGTCCTCGAGTCACCCTTCGAGGAGGCGGTCGCCCTGTGGGACTGGGCGCTGACAGGTGGGGCGTTCCGCGCGGTCGAGCTCGCCGAGGTCTACGAGATGCTCCCGCAGGATGCCCGGGGCATCGTCACCTGGGCCGACGAGAGGTCGCAGAGCATCCTGGAGAGCATCGCGCGAGTCCGGCTCCTGCAGCTGGGCCACGAGGTCACGAGTCAGGAGCCCGTGGGGCAGAATCAGTCGATCGACCTGGTGATCGACGGGCGTGTGGCCCTGGAGCTGGACGGGCGCGCGTTCCACGGGGAGTCGTTCGAGAGCGATCGGCAGAAGGACCTGACCATCGCGATCGATCGTCGATGGGTCTTCCGGGTGTCGTACGACATGGTGAGGCGGCACTGGCGCCGCGTGGTCACGGCCTTGCAGACGGCGCTCGGTCTTCACGTCGGGCGCGTGCGACGAGCCCGGGACAGACCCGTGCCAAGCGGCGTTCCGCGTCCCGTGACGACGAGCCGCTCCGCTCGGCTGTGGGTGTGCCGGGATCGGACGTCGCGGACGCGCCCGAGAACGTCAGAACGCCGTCGTGTCAGTGGGATCACCCGTGCGGTGTGA
- a CDS encoding Gfo/Idh/MocA family protein produces the protein MTHHEPRVAIIGTGMIGAVHRRAARDAGAQVVGVLGSSAAKSQAVADAWGVEHAYGSFDELVADAPDVVQICTPNETHHRFALAAVEAGLNVVCEKPLAVSAAEARELVDAADRAGVVATVPFVYRYHPLVRELRARRLAGEFGDVVLVHGSYLQDWLLDPFSSSWRVDAAAGGPSRAFADIGSHWCDLAEFVSGERFESVSATTSIVYPTRPAPSGTSFGASGADSDTPTISVSTEDTAVATFRTASGVTANTVISQVSAGRKNRLWLEIDGSRGSAVFDQENPETVWLGREDSATILSRGAGDVSADQARLNIVPSGHPQGYPDAFAAFLADTYRAVAGETPDGLPTFADGLRAANIIDAVLESSAAAAWTPISR, from the coding sequence ATGACCCACCACGAACCCCGCGTTGCGATCATCGGCACGGGGATGATCGGAGCGGTCCATCGCCGCGCTGCGCGCGACGCCGGGGCTCAGGTCGTGGGAGTTCTGGGCTCGTCGGCCGCGAAGTCTCAGGCCGTCGCCGATGCGTGGGGTGTCGAGCATGCGTACGGATCCTTCGACGAGCTCGTCGCCGACGCACCGGACGTCGTGCAGATCTGCACCCCCAACGAGACGCATCACCGCTTCGCTCTCGCCGCCGTGGAGGCCGGCCTGAACGTGGTCTGCGAGAAGCCGCTGGCCGTCTCCGCCGCTGAAGCGCGGGAGCTCGTCGACGCCGCCGATCGAGCCGGGGTAGTCGCCACCGTCCCGTTCGTGTACCGGTATCACCCGCTGGTACGAGAGCTGCGCGCCCGACGCCTGGCCGGGGAATTCGGCGACGTGGTGCTCGTGCACGGCTCTTACCTCCAGGACTGGCTGCTGGACCCCTTCTCCTCGAGCTGGCGAGTCGACGCGGCGGCCGGCGGCCCGTCGCGGGCGTTCGCGGACATCGGATCGCACTGGTGCGATCTCGCCGAGTTCGTGTCGGGCGAGCGTTTCGAGTCGGTCTCGGCGACCACGTCGATCGTCTATCCGACGCGCCCGGCCCCCTCCGGCACCTCTTTCGGTGCCTCGGGCGCCGACAGCGACACCCCGACGATCTCGGTCTCGACCGAGGACACCGCCGTGGCCACCTTCCGGACCGCCTCCGGCGTGACGGCCAACACCGTCATCTCGCAGGTGTCGGCAGGCCGCAAGAACCGCCTGTGGCTCGAGATCGACGGCTCCCGCGGCTCGGCCGTCTTCGATCAGGAGAACCCCGAGACCGTCTGGCTCGGCCGCGAGGACTCCGCCACGATCCTGTCGCGCGGGGCGGGCGACGTCTCCGCGGATCAGGCGCGACTGAATATCGTGCCCTCGGGTCATCCCCAGGGGTACCCCGACGCTTTCGCCGCCTTCCTCGCGGACACCTACCGCGCGGTGGCGGGAGAGACGCCCGACGGGCTCCCGACCTTCGCCGACGGTCTTCGCGCGGCCAACATCATCGATGCCGTTCTGGAGAGCTCCGCGGCCGCTGCGTGGACTCCCATCTCGCGCTGA